DNA sequence from the Cellulophaga sp. HaHaR_3_176 genome:
TCCATCTTTAATATAGATAATTTTATGGTACTTAGATTTTACACCAGTAATCCAATTTTTATTCAATTTTTTCTTTTCTGGATAATACTTGAAATATTCTAAGTTTTGAATTGTAACAGCATTCTCGTTAACAGTTCCATTTGAAGTGATGTTCCATTGAAAATTTTCCATAATAAAAAAAAATATGAATTGAATATTATTTTAACAATTGACAGCTAAAATCTAAAATATTAGCCTCTAACTTTTAAAATTTACTAATCTAATTGTTAAAAAAATTTACTATAACGTTATAGTAAATTCCAGATGTCAAATATGACAAATTATATATCAAAAATGACAAATTAATAAAGTTTTAACATAATACTTTTATTCGAAATATGTATTTACAGGTCTTTTAATTATTAATATTCGTAATCAACTACCTATTAAAATGATAAAAGCTAAAGTTTGTAAATAATTTCTCTCAACTTTAAAACTCAAAATTAATTTAACTAAACTTAAAATTTATGAATCTAAAATCACTTAAAAGTGCATTATTACTTGGAGCTTTGCTTTGCTTCGGGTTTATTAGTGCACAACAGATTACTGGTACGGTGTCAGATGAAACTGGCCCATTACCTGGAGCAACAATTGTTGTTAAAGGAACAACAGTTGGAACACAAACAGACTTTGATGGAAACTTTACCATTGAAGCTGAAGCAGATGCTACACTAGTTTTTAGTTATGTAGGTTATAAAAAAACAGAAATGGCTGTAAACGGAAAATCTACTATAGATGTAGTTTTACAGGAAGATGCTGCAGCACTTGAAGAAGTTGTTGTAACTGGGTATTCTACACAAACCAGAGGTGACCTTACTGGCTCTGTAGGTAGTGTTGATATCTCTGAAGCTACTAAAGCTCCTATTGTAAATGCTGCCGAAGCATTACAAGGAAGAGTTTCTGGGGTTACTATTACAAACAATGGTTCTCCTGGTTCGTCTCCTACAGTAAGGATAAGAGGATATGGTACTGGTAACAGTAATGACCCTTTATATATTATTGATGGAGTTCAAACTGATGATGCTAGTATCTTAAACTCAATAAACCCTGCTGATATATCGCAAATGAATGTACTTAAAGATGGTGCAGCTGCAATATATGGAGCTAGAGCATCTAATGGTGTTGTTATTATTACTACCAGAAGTGGAGGTTACAATATGGACAAAGCACGTGTTTCAGTTGACACATATACTGGTTTTTCTGCTGCTTCAAACCTTCCTGAATTGTTAGATACAGAACAACATGGAGAAATGATTTGGCAAAGTATCAGAAATGATGGTGGTATACCATCACACCCTCAATACGGAAATGGCACGAACCCTGTAACACCAACAACTTTACAAAATACTCCGGATGGTATTTCAGCAACAGTAAAACCTAATGGCGGAACAGATTGGTTAGACGAACTTTACAGAACAGCAATTACTCAAAATGCTTCCATAACTCTTGAAAATGGTAACGAAAAATCTAAATTTCTTTTTTCTGCTAGCTATTTAAATCGTGAAGGTATTCAAATTGCTACTGGCTATAAAAGAGGTTCTACTAGATTAAATTCAGAATTTAAAATTGGAGATAGAATTAAAATAGGTGAACATACAAATATATCTTTTGATAATAAATCTGGTGGCCAGTCTTGGTATAATTTTGCTACAAGAATGTCTCCACTAGTACCTGTTTATGACGATGCTGGTAATTTCGCTGGGAACTATAGTAACTCTACTGGTCTTTCAAACCCAAATAACCCAGTTGCCCAAGCTAATAGACAAGGTGATGATTTCAGCAAAAATTTTAGAGTTTTTGGTGATATTTATGCAACTCTTGATATTATGGATGGACTACAGTTCAAAACTTCTATTGGTGGTTCTATTAAAGCTTTTAATGACAGACGTTTTGAAGCCTTGGTTCCTGAATCATCTGAACCTATTGCTACAAATACACTTACGGAAGCAGATCAAGACACTTACGAGTGGGTTTGGAATAACACATTAAGTTATAACAAGTCTTTTGGCGAGCACAGAATTAATGCATTAGTAGGTATTGAAGCACTAAGTGTTAATTCAAAAGGTAAAGAAATTTCAAGAACTGGTTTTTTCTTTGAAACTCCTGAATATTATTTATTAGAAAATGGTGGCGGTGCTGCTAACGTTGCATATGCTTTTGATAACTCATCATCTTTGTTTTCAGTTTTTAGTACTGCAAATTATAGTTATGGTGGTAAATATTTATTAACAGCTACTGTTCGTCAAGATAGATCTTCTAGATTTTTAGGAGACAACCAAAGTGATATATTCCCTTCTTTTAGTGCTGGTTGGGTTGTTAGTAATGAAAATTTTTGGCCTGATGATGCTATTGTGAGTAGATTAAAATTTAAAGGTTCATGGGGACAGTTAGGTAACCAATCTCTTCCTGTAGACAATCCTACTTTTAATATCTCGGTATTAAGCGAACAATATGCTGATTACGGATTTAATGGTAGTGGAGGAGTAACACAAGGAGCTCTTTTAGAATCTGTAGGTAATGAAAATTTAAAATGGGAAACTAGTGAAACTACAAACTTTGGTATCGAACTTGGTTTCTTTGATAATAAATTAAATCTTGAAGCTGAATATTTTATCATAAGCACTAAAGATTTGATTAGTCAAGATAATAGTGCATTCAGTACTACTTCAATTGCAGCAAATGCTCCTTATGTAAACCTTGGTTCTATAGAGAATAAAGGTATCGATGCGACACTTAGTTTTGCTGACGAATTAAATTCAGGTTTTAAATACGGTATTGACCTTAACTTCTCTAGTTATAAAAATGAGGTTACAGATTTAATCAGTGCTTTTCAAGTAGGGTTTGATGGTTTCAGAACTACTGGTGCCGTTACAAGAACTCAAGTAGGACAACCTATTTCATCTTTTTATGGTAGAGTTGTTGACGGTATATTTGCTTCAGAAGCTGAAGTGGCTGCAAGTGCTGATCAAGGCTTTACAGCAGATGCTGACGGTGTTGGTAGACTTAGATATAGTGACCTTAATGACGATGGTGTAATCAATGATGAAGACAGAACGTTTATAGGTTCTCCTCACCCTGATTTTACATATGGATTAAACTTAAGTGCATCATACAAAGGGCTTGATATCTCAGCTTTTTTACAAGGATCTCAAGGAAATGACATTTATAATAACGATAAAGTGTATACTGATTTACCTACTTTTTTCAATGCAAACAGAAGTGTAAGAGTTCTTGATTCATGGACACCAGATAATCTTGATGCTGCTTTACCTGCATTGAGTCAAAGTATTACTAATAACGAAGGTGCTGCAAATTCATCTTTTGTAGAAGATGGTTCTTACCTGCGTATGAAGAACTTACAAATCGGATATACTTTTAATGATCAATTTTCAAGTATATTAGGTATGGATAGTGTTCGTTTCTACCTTCAAGGTACTAATCTATTTACCATCACTGGTTATGATGGTGTAGACCCAGAGTTACAGCCAAGATTTAATGATAATGGTTCTATTGATAACCTTACTATAGGTGTATCTGACAACAACTACCCAATAGCTTCAATTTACTCATTAGGGATTAACTTAAAATTTTAAAAAAATGAAAAAAAATATATTTTACTCAATATCACTTACATGCATGCTTCTAGTTGCCTGTAATGATGATTTTACCAATATTTCTCCTACAGGAGCACTCTCTGACGATGCTCTACAAAATGTTACAGGAGTAGATTTAAAGTTAACTGCCGCGTATTCTGCTATAGATGGGGAACGTATTGGCCGATTAGGTGAAGGAACTGCTGCTGGTGGAGATAACTGGTGGACAGATGTAGTTTCAGATGATGCACATAGAGGAAGTACAGATAGTGATAATACTGAACTTTTTCAAGTTGAAACTTTAGATTGGCAAACTGGTAGTGGTTGGTTTTTAGGAAGATGGAGCGCACTTTTTGGCGGTGTTAATAGTGCTAATGCTGTATTATCATTAATAGCAACTATACCTGACGAAGATTTAAGTCAACAACAAGGTGAAGCCTTATTTCTAAGAGGATATTATAATTTTGAACTTCAAAAATTTTACGGAAATGTTCCGTTTATTTCTGTTGAAAATTTTGATAACCTAGAATTTAATCAACCAAACCCAGGACCAATTTGGTCTCAAATTGAAGCAGATTTTCAAGCAGCAATTGATAATTTAGGATCAGATGTTGTTAATGGTAGAGCTAATTCATGGGTTGCTAAAGCTTTTCTAGGAAAAGCATACTTGTACCAAGAAAAATGGGATGAAGCTTTTACATTATTAAATGAAGTTGCGACTACCAGTCCATATTCATTAAACAATGAGTATGTAAATAACTTTAATTTTGCAGGAGAAAATAGCCCAGAATCAATGTTTGCTATTCAGTATGTTTCTGATGACGGTCGTTCTTTTAATGGTAACGGTACAGGTACATTGAATTTCCCTGGTGGTGGACCATTAGAAACATGTTGTGGTTTTTACCAACCAAGTCAAGATTTGGTTAATGCGTACCAAACTGATGGTAACGGACAGCCTTTATTGGATACTTATGCTAATACAGATGTTGCTAATGATTATGGTATTGCGAGTACCGCTGCTTTTACACCACATACTGGACCTTTAGATCCTAGATTAGATTATACAGTATCTAGAAGAGGTATCGATTATAATGGTTTTGGTTTAAACCCTGGTAAAGAATGGATAAGAGCTGATTTTGCAGATATTTCTGGACCTTATTTACCTAAAAAAAATGTTTACCAAGCTGATGAAGTTGATGCCAACCGTGGTACTGGTGGTTGGGGTTCAGACTGGTCTGGAATTAATTATAACGTTATGCGTTACGCAGATGTTTTATTAATGGCTGCTGAAGCTGCTGTTGAAAAAACATCACCAGATTTAGGAACCGCATTAGACTACGTAAACAGAGTTCGTAACCGTGCTAAAAACATGACTTATGTTCAAAATGAAGCTGGTAATGCTGATGCTGCCAATTATCAAATTGAACCTTACGGTTCTTTCGCTGGTCAAGATTTTGCTAGACAAGCAGTACGTTTTGAGCGTCGTTTAGAATTTGGAATGGAAGGTCATCGTTTATTTGATTTAAGAAGATGGGGTGTTGCAACCCAAGTTATCAACACATATATCCAAAATGAAGGTGCTGATTTTGATCAATCTAGTTACTCAACTAAATTTAGAGCATATCAAGATAAGAATGATTTATTTCCTATTCCTGTTAATGCTATAGATCAAAGTGGTAATATTTTAAATCAAAATACCGGGTTTTAATCAAACTCTAGTATATATAATTAAAATTAAACAGGGCGTATTTTACGCCCTGTTATTATTTAGAATAATAAAGCTTGATTCATAAAATTGATAATTACTTTTTTTTATCTATTTTCATTCCTAAATAAACACCTATTAACTCCTCACTGATTACCTCTAATTAAATTATAAAAACACTATGCGCTATTTTTGTTTATTGTTGATTTTTCTATTCATTTCTTCTTGCTCTGAAAAGAAAAGTTCGTTATTTTCAAAAATCTCAGCAGAACACTCTGGGATATATTTTAATAATAAAATAGTTGAAACAGATAGTTTTAATATTATAAGTAATGAG
Encoded proteins:
- a CDS encoding TonB-dependent receptor: MNLKSLKSALLLGALLCFGFISAQQITGTVSDETGPLPGATIVVKGTTVGTQTDFDGNFTIEAEADATLVFSYVGYKKTEMAVNGKSTIDVVLQEDAAALEEVVVTGYSTQTRGDLTGSVGSVDISEATKAPIVNAAEALQGRVSGVTITNNGSPGSSPTVRIRGYGTGNSNDPLYIIDGVQTDDASILNSINPADISQMNVLKDGAAAIYGARASNGVVIITTRSGGYNMDKARVSVDTYTGFSAASNLPELLDTEQHGEMIWQSIRNDGGIPSHPQYGNGTNPVTPTTLQNTPDGISATVKPNGGTDWLDELYRTAITQNASITLENGNEKSKFLFSASYLNREGIQIATGYKRGSTRLNSEFKIGDRIKIGEHTNISFDNKSGGQSWYNFATRMSPLVPVYDDAGNFAGNYSNSTGLSNPNNPVAQANRQGDDFSKNFRVFGDIYATLDIMDGLQFKTSIGGSIKAFNDRRFEALVPESSEPIATNTLTEADQDTYEWVWNNTLSYNKSFGEHRINALVGIEALSVNSKGKEISRTGFFFETPEYYLLENGGGAANVAYAFDNSSSLFSVFSTANYSYGGKYLLTATVRQDRSSRFLGDNQSDIFPSFSAGWVVSNENFWPDDAIVSRLKFKGSWGQLGNQSLPVDNPTFNISVLSEQYADYGFNGSGGVTQGALLESVGNENLKWETSETTNFGIELGFFDNKLNLEAEYFIISTKDLISQDNSAFSTTSIAANAPYVNLGSIENKGIDATLSFADELNSGFKYGIDLNFSSYKNEVTDLISAFQVGFDGFRTTGAVTRTQVGQPISSFYGRVVDGIFASEAEVAASADQGFTADADGVGRLRYSDLNDDGVINDEDRTFIGSPHPDFTYGLNLSASYKGLDISAFLQGSQGNDIYNNDKVYTDLPTFFNANRSVRVLDSWTPDNLDAALPALSQSITNNEGAANSSFVEDGSYLRMKNLQIGYTFNDQFSSILGMDSVRFYLQGTNLFTITGYDGVDPELQPRFNDNGSIDNLTIGVSDNNYPIASIYSLGINLKF
- a CDS encoding RagB/SusD family nutrient uptake outer membrane protein, which gives rise to MKKNIFYSISLTCMLLVACNDDFTNISPTGALSDDALQNVTGVDLKLTAAYSAIDGERIGRLGEGTAAGGDNWWTDVVSDDAHRGSTDSDNTELFQVETLDWQTGSGWFLGRWSALFGGVNSANAVLSLIATIPDEDLSQQQGEALFLRGYYNFELQKFYGNVPFISVENFDNLEFNQPNPGPIWSQIEADFQAAIDNLGSDVVNGRANSWVAKAFLGKAYLYQEKWDEAFTLLNEVATTSPYSLNNEYVNNFNFAGENSPESMFAIQYVSDDGRSFNGNGTGTLNFPGGGPLETCCGFYQPSQDLVNAYQTDGNGQPLLDTYANTDVANDYGIASTAAFTPHTGPLDPRLDYTVSRRGIDYNGFGLNPGKEWIRADFADISGPYLPKKNVYQADEVDANRGTGGWGSDWSGINYNVMRYADVLLMAAEAAVEKTSPDLGTALDYVNRVRNRAKNMTYVQNEAGNADAANYQIEPYGSFAGQDFARQAVRFERRLEFGMEGHRLFDLRRWGVATQVINTYIQNEGADFDQSSYSTKFRAYQDKNDLFPIPVNAIDQSGNILNQNTGF